The region ATGGGCGCCAACTGATTATCGGCGGTGTGCACAAATAAATACACCGACTTGCCCTCAGTTAACCAGCCTTGAATGCGTGGCAGCCAAGCTTGCCAAAAACGGTGATTATACTCGGGCTGTGGATGACCAATAAAGCGGATCACCGGAGCTTGCCCCGTACTAATAATATGCACCGGTACTTGGGGCTTCTTTTGCTGGGCGTCGGCTAATGTCGGTGTCGTCGGTGGGCAAGAGAACACGGGGCGTGAGTCCATAATAATGCGATTGGCATTATATTCGAGTAATAAACGATTGAGCATGCGCTCCGCTTCACCCTTAGCAAAAAATGCCGGATGCCTAACCTCAACGCCGTATTGCAGATCTTGAGGCAGGGCGTTTAATAAGTGGGCAAGGCCATTGAGCTGTTCAGGCCCACAGGCGGCGGGCAATTGCAGCATTAGCATGCCGAGCTTATCGCGCAGTGGCGCTAGCTGTTCAATAAACGACAAAGCGATCGGTACATTATCGATCAACTGCCCTTGATGACTAACGCTAGCCGGAAATTTAAAGGTAAAGCGAAAATCATCCGGCGTTTGGCTGGCCCAGCGCACCAAGCTATGGGTATCCGGCACCCCATAAAAGCTGGTATTGCCTTCTACGGAATTAAACACTTGAGCGTAATCCAATAAATGCTCGGTACTTTTCAGGTTCTTACTCAGCAGTTGGCCAGGCCAAGCCGGATGCGACCACTGACTCAAACCAATATATAACGACGACATAAAGATCCTTACAAAAGCGCCAAGCACCAAGCTACAGATTAACAACAACTAACACTAAAAATACCAAGCCCTGATCTTAGCTCTTACCATTAATAAATAAGCTCTGTTCACTTGTCGCCAGTGAACTGCTTCCGTGCGTTCCTGTGCGTTACGTGGCAAAAATAAGGAACTGTCATTGGTTCATCCTTAGCTCGGCGCTGGGCGCTGTATTTCGAGAGCATCACATAAACACCTGATGAGTGCTACTATGGGCAGCCATTTTACAGCCAGCAGCAGTCTTGAATAACGCCATGTCTCCCATTCAGTCATCAGCCCCGTTATCACCTCCTAGTCATCCTAAGCCCAAAAAATACTTAGCCGATCAATCACTGCCTCGAGCCTTATTTAGCATGACCTGGCCGATGTTGTTTGGCGTGGTGGCGTTAATGAGTTTTCAGCTGGCCGACAGTGTCTTTATCAGTATGTTAGGGCTGCAAGAACTGGCGGCGCTGGGCTTTACGCTGCCGATACAGCAAGTATTAATCGGCGTACAAATTGGTATTGGTATCGCCTCCACCGCACTTATTTCTCGTGCCATTGGTGCGGGAAAATCAGGGCGCGCTAAACACATGGGCGGCTTGGTGGTACTGGCAGGTTGTTGCGTGACATTTCTATTGTGTGCCTTCATCTGGCTGCTGCGCATTCCGCTACTCACCGCCTTGGGTGCCAGTGCCGAGCTGTTGCCTTACACCGAAGGCTATTGGCTACCTTGGCTGGCCAGTGCTTGGTTGGGCGCTTTTTTATATTTTGCCAGCAGTGTTGCGCGGGCCAATGGCGATATGCGCTTACCCGGCTTAATGATGGTGGTCACCAGCATCATTAATATCCTGCTGGATCCGCTGTTTATTTTCACCTTTGGCTGGGGCTTGCCCGGCGCCGCCTATGCCACTATTGTCGCCTGCACGCTGGGCTCAGCCATTATGTATTCCCGAATATTAAAGCGTCATTGGCTGGACTTTAAACCCAGCAAACTGCCGATAGGTCCGGCGCTGCGTGATATTTTTAATACCAGCGCACCGGCCATGCTCAGCCAATTGATGCCAGGTTTGGCGGCGTTACTGGCCATTCGCTTAATCGCCGGCTTTGGTGGCTCGGCCATTGCGGCCTGGACGCTCGGCAGCCGCTTAGAATTGTTTTCCATTGTGATTGTGCTGGCGCTAACCATGGCGCTACCGCCAATGGTGGGGCGTTTACTGGGCTCCCAACAACTGGATCGCGTACATAGCCTAGTACTGGTTGCGGTACGTTTTGTAATAGGCCTGCAAGTCATTATCGCCTTGTTTTGGCTGGCCAGCCGCTGGTTAATTGCGCCGGCGTTGGCACCCGACGCTGACACCGAGCGTTATCTGCTCAGCTATATGTTGTGGGTGCCCATCAGTTATGCGGCGCTCGGGGTGTGCATGCTAATTGTGTCGGTGTGCAACGCGCTGGGTATGCCGATGCGGGCGGTGTGGATTTCCGTATTACGTTTGTTTGCCTGCTATCTACCGGCCTTATGGCTGGGCGCCACACTCGCCGGCATGAGCGGCTTATATATAGGAGTGTTGCTGGGCAACGTGGCCGCAGGGCTACTATCTTGGCAGTTTTATCAGCGTGGCTTAGGGCATTTAACACAGCGCCAAGCGCCCAGCTAAGAGATAAACCAACACCAAGACTGTTTTTGCAACGGAATCCACTGAAGAACACGGAAAAATAGTGATCAAATCTGAAAGTGACTTTTGTTGGTAAGAGCGCAAACAAGGCTTTACGCCATACGCAACATCTGCACGAATGTAGAGGCCGCTTTAGCTGGCCGGTTTTGCGCAGCAAAACTAAGCCACTCAGACAACAGCAGGCTTAACAAAGGGCGGTGTTACCCAATGTGAATGGTTAATTTTGAGTGTTGAATTAAAAAATTAGCCTTTTACATTGCCCGAGCCCGGTGTTTTATTTTAGCTGGGCGCTATTAATGCGTGGCGCTACACGCCACCGGCCAGCTGAAGCGGCCTCTACTGCGTAAAGAAGCGGGAAGGATTTTACCAAGCTCGCTGCTTTCCCTTATACTAGCGCGCTATTCAATAACAAATTCATGCGGTGCGGCCAAATTTCGCACCACAACACAATAGGAAGACTCCATGCGCACTCATTATTGCGGGCAAGTTGACGCAGCTCTGGTCGGTCAGAGCGTGACTCTAAGCGGCTGGGTAAATCGTCGTCGTGACTTAGGCGGTTTGATTTTTATCGACATGCGTGACCGCGAAGGCTTGGTGCAGGTGTTTTTCGACCCAGATAAAGCCGAAGCTTACGACTTGGCGTCGACCTTGCGTGCCGAGTTTTGTATTCAAATGAAAGGCATAGTGCGTGCCCGCCCCGAGTCGCAAGTCAATAAAGACATGGCCACCGGTGCGGTAGAAATTTTTGCCCATGAGCTGACCATCATTAATAAAGCCGAAGCTTTGCCGCTGGATTTTAACCAAAATAACTCAGAAGAGCAGCGTCTTAAATATCGCTACTTAGACTTACGCCGCCCTGAGCAGGCTATGTATTTAAAGACGCGCGCTAAGGTGACCAGCCGCGTGCGCCGCTTTATGGATGACCAAGGTTTCTTAGATATAGAAACCCCTATGCTGACCAAAGCCACCCCAGAAGGTGCGCGTGACTACTTAGTGCCAAGCCGCGTACACAAAGGCCATTTCTATGCGCTGCCTCAGTCGCCACAGCTGTTTAAACAGTTGCTGATGATGAGCGGCTTTGACCGTTATTACCAAATCGTGAAGTGCTTCCGTGATGAAGACTTGCGTGCCGACCGTCAGCCAGAATTTACCCAGATCGACGTTGAAACCTCTTTTATGAGCGCTGAGCAAGTGCGCGAGATCATGGAGCAGTTGGTCACCGAATTATGGAAAGATGTGATTGACGTGGACTTAGGCACCTTCCCCATCATGACCTATGCGGAAGCCATGCGTCGTTTTGGCTCCGATAAGCCAGACTTGCGTATTGCCACCGAATTAGTCGATATTGCCGACTTAGTCAAAGACGTGGATTTTCAAGTGTTCGCAGGCCCTGCTAACGACGCTAACGGCCGCGTAGCAGCTTTGCGCGTACCCGGTGGTGCGGCATTATCACGCAAGCAAATTGATGAATACGGCAAGTTTGTCGGCATTTATGGCGCTAAAGGCTTGGCGTGGATGAAAGTGAACGAAGCCGCTAAAGGCTTAGAGGGCGTACAGTCACCCATCGCTAAGTTCTTAAACGAAGAGATTGTGACCGAGCTGCTGGCGCGCACTGGTGCGACAGACGGCGATGCTATCTTCTTTGGCGCAGATTCAGCCAAAATAGTGAGCGACGCCATCGGCGCACTGCGCTTAAAGCTGGGCAAAGATTTAGACTTGTTTGAAAAGGGCTGGCGCCCGCTGTGGGTGGTCGACTTCCCAATGTTTGAACAAGAAGCAGACCGCTTATACGCCATGCATCACCCCTTTACTGCCGCCAAAGACTTAACCGCCGAACAGCTGCAAGCCGCGCCGTTAACCGCGCTGGCCAATGCCTATGACATGGTCATTAACGGCTACGAAGTGGGCGGTGGCTCGGTGCGTATTCACCACAGTGAGATGCAGCAAACCGTGTTCCGCTTATTGGGTATTAACGCCGCCGAGCAACAAGAGAAGTTTGGCTTCTTGCTTGAAGCATTAAAGTACGGCACGCCGCCGCACGCCGGTCTCGCCTTTGGTCTGGACCGCTTAGTGATGCTGTTAACCGGCACCGATAATATTCGCGATGTGATTGCCTTCCCGAAAACCACCACCGCCTCTTGCTTGTTGACCGATGCGCCTAGCTTGCCTAACCCTGACTCTTTATTAGAGTTGGCGATTCGCACCGAGATACCCATGAAAGCACCTAAGAATGAGCAAGCGGACAAGGCTGATAAAACCGAACAGGCTGGCAACTAAGCATGGCTTATAAGCACCCAGAGTCGGTATTGGTGTTGATCCACACCGATACTCACGTGTTGCTGTTGCAACGCTTGGATAATCCGGACTTTTGGCAATCGGTGACCGGCAGCTTGGAAGTGGGTGAAACCCGCTGGCAAGCGGCTGAGCGCGAATTACTGGAAGAAACCGGTTTACAACTGGGTGCGTGCGCCGAGCTGATTGAAACTGGGCGCCGAGTGCGCTTTGAGATTTATCCCCGCTGGCGGCACAGATACCGCCCGGGCGTGACCCATAATTGGGAATACGAATTTTACTTTCGTCTGTCGAAGACTACAGAGGCGGCGCTCACTGAACATCAAGCTCAGTGCTGGCTGCCTTTTGCGGAGGCCCGTGAAAAAGCCAGCTCATGGACCAATAAATTGGCCATCGACAGGCTGATCCAAGCTAAGAACAACTCTAAGCTTGGAATAAAACTAAGCTCAGAATAACTCTTAGCTAATAATAACTTTAGTTCTGAATAAAAAGGGAGAGAACACTGATGGCAGGTCATAGCAAATGGTCCAATATCAAGCACCGCAAGGCGGCAAAAGATGCCCAGCGCGGTAAAATCTTCACTAAATTAATTCGCGAACTGACCACGGCGGCCCGTGAGGGCGGCTCAGACGTAGGCACCAATCCACGTTTGCGCGCGGCGGTGGACAAGGCGTTGTCCAATAATATGACCCGCGATACGGTAGACCGTGCCGTTAAACGCGGCGCCGGTGAGTTGGATGGTGCCGCATTAGAAACCGTGATTTATGAAGGCTACGGCCCTGCAGGCACGGCGGTGATGGTGGAATGCATGACCGACAACCGTAACCGTACGGTGGCGGAAGTGCGTCACGCATTTTCTAAAAATGGCGGCAACTTAGGCACCGACGGTTCAGTGGCGTATCTGTTTGAGAAAAAAGGCGTGATCAGCTATCAAGGTCTTGATGAAGACACCGTGATGGACGCGGCCCTTGAAGCCGGCGCCGATGACGTAGAAGTGCATGACGATGGCTCCATTGATGTGTACACCCAGTGGGAAGCATTTGGTCAAGTAAAAGACGCGCTGGATGCAGCAGGGCTGGAAGCGGTCAACGCCGAAGTGACCATGATCCCCTCTACCAGTGCCGAGCTTGATGAAGAAACAGCGCCTAAATTTATGAAACTGATCGACATGCTAGAAGACGCAGACGACGTACAAGAGGTGTATCACAACGCCGATATCTCCGACGAACTGGCGGCATTGCTCTAAGCGAGAAGCGAGAAGCCGGAAGCTGGAAGCCAGAAGTGTTAAGCGGGAGCCTGAAGCTGGAAAATCTTTAGTGTTGGCTCTTCACGTTTCATTTCTGGCTTTTAGCTTCTAGCTGACAGCTTT is a window of Oceanisphaera sp. IT1-181 DNA encoding:
- a CDS encoding DUF72 domain-containing protein, coding for MSSLYIGLSQWSHPAWPGQLLSKNLKSTEHLLDYAQVFNSVEGNTSFYGVPDTHSLVRWASQTPDDFRFTFKFPASVSHQGQLIDNVPIALSFIEQLAPLRDKLGMLMLQLPAACGPEQLNGLAHLLNALPQDLQYGVEVRHPAFFAKGEAERMLNRLLLEYNANRIIMDSRPVFSCPPTTPTLADAQQKKPQVPVHIISTGQAPVIRFIGHPQPEYNHRFWQAWLPRIQGWLTEGKSVYLFVHTADNQLAPILAAEIAAALHHPLPDFPGLAPSPQGLLF
- a CDS encoding MATE family efflux transporter, whose translation is MSPIQSSAPLSPPSHPKPKKYLADQSLPRALFSMTWPMLFGVVALMSFQLADSVFISMLGLQELAALGFTLPIQQVLIGVQIGIGIASTALISRAIGAGKSGRAKHMGGLVVLAGCCVTFLLCAFIWLLRIPLLTALGASAELLPYTEGYWLPWLASAWLGAFLYFASSVARANGDMRLPGLMMVVTSIINILLDPLFIFTFGWGLPGAAYATIVACTLGSAIMYSRILKRHWLDFKPSKLPIGPALRDIFNTSAPAMLSQLMPGLAALLAIRLIAGFGGSAIAAWTLGSRLELFSIVIVLALTMALPPMVGRLLGSQQLDRVHSLVLVAVRFVIGLQVIIALFWLASRWLIAPALAPDADTERYLLSYMLWVPISYAALGVCMLIVSVCNALGMPMRAVWISVLRLFACYLPALWLGATLAGMSGLYIGVLLGNVAAGLLSWQFYQRGLGHLTQRQAPS
- the aspS gene encoding aspartate--tRNA ligase, which translates into the protein MRTHYCGQVDAALVGQSVTLSGWVNRRRDLGGLIFIDMRDREGLVQVFFDPDKAEAYDLASTLRAEFCIQMKGIVRARPESQVNKDMATGAVEIFAHELTIINKAEALPLDFNQNNSEEQRLKYRYLDLRRPEQAMYLKTRAKVTSRVRRFMDDQGFLDIETPMLTKATPEGARDYLVPSRVHKGHFYALPQSPQLFKQLLMMSGFDRYYQIVKCFRDEDLRADRQPEFTQIDVETSFMSAEQVREIMEQLVTELWKDVIDVDLGTFPIMTYAEAMRRFGSDKPDLRIATELVDIADLVKDVDFQVFAGPANDANGRVAALRVPGGAALSRKQIDEYGKFVGIYGAKGLAWMKVNEAAKGLEGVQSPIAKFLNEEIVTELLARTGATDGDAIFFGADSAKIVSDAIGALRLKLGKDLDLFEKGWRPLWVVDFPMFEQEADRLYAMHHPFTAAKDLTAEQLQAAPLTALANAYDMVINGYEVGGGSVRIHHSEMQQTVFRLLGINAAEQQEKFGFLLEALKYGTPPHAGLAFGLDRLVMLLTGTDNIRDVIAFPKTTTASCLLTDAPSLPNPDSLLELAIRTEIPMKAPKNEQADKADKTEQAGN
- the nudB gene encoding dihydroneopterin triphosphate diphosphatase; this translates as MAYKHPESVLVLIHTDTHVLLLQRLDNPDFWQSVTGSLEVGETRWQAAERELLEETGLQLGACAELIETGRRVRFEIYPRWRHRYRPGVTHNWEYEFYFRLSKTTEAALTEHQAQCWLPFAEAREKASSWTNKLAIDRLIQAKNNSKLGIKLSSE
- a CDS encoding YebC/PmpR family DNA-binding transcriptional regulator; protein product: MAGHSKWSNIKHRKAAKDAQRGKIFTKLIRELTTAAREGGSDVGTNPRLRAAVDKALSNNMTRDTVDRAVKRGAGELDGAALETVIYEGYGPAGTAVMVECMTDNRNRTVAEVRHAFSKNGGNLGTDGSVAYLFEKKGVISYQGLDEDTVMDAALEAGADDVEVHDDGSIDVYTQWEAFGQVKDALDAAGLEAVNAEVTMIPSTSAELDEETAPKFMKLIDMLEDADDVQEVYHNADISDELAALL